The genome window CTCGTAAGAATCGCCTAAGTGTAGGACACAATCGGCACTTATGCCGAGCTGGTCCAGGGCATATTGGAAGATACGTCCATCGGGCTTGCCAACCCCAACGATCTCTGATGAGACGATGAGCTCCAGGTATGGGGTAAGAGCAAACTGCCTGGCTAACTCGGCTAACCTTTGTTCCGAGTTGTTGGATACCACAGCCAATCTCAACCCCCGAGACCGCAGGGACTGGATTACCGGTATAGCATCCTCGAAAAGCAGCGTTTCCTTGACCAGCTCACGTTCTTGGAAGGCTTGAGTGGTGGCTCGGAGCACGGGTTCAGGCAGACGCAGCTGGCTACAGAGTGCTTCTACATACTGCTCGCTGGGTAAGATAGCCCCAGACCTGATGGCCGCTTCGGCGCAGATCAGGGCGGAATCGCTGATGTTGTAGCCGAATTTCTCCAAGACTGCTCCGAAGGTATCATAGCGATGTGGCTTAACGTAACAGAGTGTATCATCCCAGTCAAAGAAAATGGCTCTTAACCTGTTCACGTATCTATCCCACCTGTTAGCAAAAAGGCGTTCAGAGACGCTTCGCAACCCCATGATGCATCCCTATTGTAACAATCTCATACTAACTAACTTTGCGGCTTCTGGTCAAGCTTTGGGTAGTGCCGCTACCCCTTGATCCTCCTTTGGCAGAACTTTCTGCCATGGGTAAAAGAAGGCAATCCTCGTAAGGGGATTGAAACATGGATTATAATGGTATTGAGGAGAGGTAGTTCAGCAAACCTTCTCGAGGCTTACAAATTATTTTGAGGAGGTAGTAGGATGCTTGAGAACATCAAGTGGCTCGGCCATGCTGGTTTCAAGATCAGCGGGGAGAAGACCATCTATATTGACCCCTGGCAATTGAAACGGGAGAAGGAGCCGGCAGACCTGATCCTGGTCACCCACGAACATTTTGATCACTGTTCCAAGGAGGATATAGCCAAAATCAGGAAAAATGATACGGTCATCGTGACCATTGCTGCTTGTGCGAAGGAACTTGCGGGGCAAATCAAAACGGTGAAACCGGGTGATATGCTGACGGTGCAGGGTATACCCATTGAGGTTGTCTCAGCCTACAACGTGAATAAGTTCCGCAGTCCGGGGGTGCTCTACCATCCGAAGGAAGATGCTAAGGTTGGCTTCATCGTCACTGTCAAGGGTGTGCGCATCTACCACGCCGGTGATACCGATTTCATCCCCGAGATGCGGGATATAAAGACCGATGTAGCCCTCTTACCCGTCAGTGGTGTCTACGTTATGACGGCTGGGGAGGCCGTCGAAGCCGCCGCAGCGATTAATCCGAAGGTAGCAGTTCCCATGCATTACGGGAGCATCGCTGGATCAGCAGCTGATGCGGAGAGGTTTAAGCGGCTAAGCAGTGTGGAGGTGCAAATTCTGACGCCACAGGGCTGAGAGTCGTTTGGCCAGGGCTAGCTGGCTGCCGGCAAAGATTGGCTGGCCACAACTGGTTCTCTGAGCAGTGGTCTAATGGATAGCACTTTCAGGAGCGCGGAGACAACCTGCGGGTCAAACTGTGTACTGCTATGCCTTTGCAGCTCAAAAGCCGCCCGTTCGGGAGTTAGAGCGCCACGATAAGGCCTATCAGAGGTCATCGCGTCGAAGGCATCGGCTACAGCGAGGATGCGGGCGCCCAAAGGAATCTTGCTGTTTGGAATCTGCTTGGGGTAGCCGCTGCCGTCATAGCGCTCGTGATGATGGAGAATAAAGTTCTTTCCCAGCCTGAAATCCGGGAATTTGGACACAATATCGGCGCCAATCTCGGGATGTTTCTGCATCTCTGCCCACTCTGTCGGGTCAAGGCGCCCCGGCTTGATAAGGATGGAACTTCTGACACCGATCTTACCCACATCGTGGACACGGGCGGCAGAGCGAATCAGGTCAATCTCTTCGTGGGAGAGCCCCATAGCAGTCGCTATCTCGGCAGCGTATTCAGCCACACGTTGAGAATGAGCGTAAGTATAGGGATCGCGCATATCTACGACATCGGCCAGCGACTCCATGGCCTCCTTGGTCTGGAGGCGTAATTGGAGGCTATTCTTGAAGGAGAGATAGACGATCGCTACCGGCACGATCACCAGCATGATGGTCCACGGATAATCGCGAGCGGTCCAAGCGGCCAGGATGCCGAGGAGGAAGAGGGCCACGTGTTGAGCGGCGTCGTAGCGGCGATCGGTCAACCATAAATGTAATGGGTCCTGTCGGAGCTGTAGTCCAGCGGCTACCGAAACGGCCAGCGTGTTGGCCAAGTACATAATTGCCGCCGCCAGCGGCATGGCGATGATGTTCTGTTGCCAGAGGGTGGAGAACGGTATTGCTTGCGGAACTAGGCTGTAATAGGTTAATCCACTGAGACCGACGCACACGGCGTGTTGACTGGCATTGAAGAGTGTATTGTACCAACTACGCTTTAGAGCGATGTTACCTAGTCCATTGCCGATAGCCGCCACAACGATAGCCGTGGGAGTTCCGAAGAGGAGGAGACCAGCAAAGAGCGCAGCGGTCGCTACCGATACCTTCACACGGGGCGAGATCATCACCGGATAGCAGGTGGCAACCGCGATTAAAACCGTAAATACTGCTGGCAGCAACAGGTCGTTTGGTAATGGCGTTGCCTTCCAGGTGTAAAGGCAATAAACAAGTAAGACTATCGCTGCCAGCACCATGCTGCCAATGTAAGTTGCGAGGCCAAGAGAGAGTCTGTGCATCCTTACCCCTTTTTACCTCCGGCCGCCGAACACCTGGGTTGGCTGCCCAATAACAAAATAGCGTCCAATCCGGCTAAGCTATTTGTGGGGATTGCTGCCACCCTTCTCTGTCGAGACAGCGACGGAGGGAACGCTGATGATGTGCTGACTCTGGATGTCACTGGCCGGGGTGCCTACGATCTGGGCTTCAGCTGTCGTGCTCATTGGAGCAAGGTGCGACTCACACCAATCTACCGCCGCTGAGGCGCTGGGGACATTCACCATTACTGTACCAGCGATCAGCAGGGTAGCTAGAATGAGCACCCAAATAAATCTCCTCCTCATCTTTCCTCCTTTGATCAAAGACTTATTAGAAACCGATAGGGCGATGGCTACAGAAGCCTGCCTCTGGTTAAAATCTACACCTTTCTTGGGTGGCTCGCAATAGGAAAATAGTACTAATTGGCCCAGACGGTAGTACTATAGAAGTCCATGGGTATACTTTTTGTAAGGTTTTGCGTTATTTGTTCGTCATACTATAGTAAGATCAGGAACGATGAGACAGCGATGGAAGGCGAGATAGTCCAGGTGAATGAGGCGCTGGGAAGGGCTCGGAGGGGAGAGGCGACGGCCTTTGCGCTCATCTATGAGCGTTATGGTGAAGCCATTCACAGGTATGCCTACCGACTGCTGGGCGATCAGACGCAGGCTGAGGATATCGTCCAGGATACGTTCCTGCGGGCCTTCCAGAATATATCCCGTCTGCGGGACGATAGTCGCCTGGAGCCGTGGCTTTACGCCATCGCCTCTCACGCCTGTCTTGATCTGCTGCGGCGAAAACGGCTATTCTCCTGGTTCCTGCTAAAGAGGGGGTATGGCGGAAGTGTTGATTCAGAGAGCAACCAGCTGAGTAGGATGGCCGAGGCCGAGCTGGTGCGTTGCACCTTGGCTCAGATGCCACCGCAATATGCGGCCTGTCTGATCCTGCGCTCTGTGGAGGGTTTCTCCGTTGAGGAGATCGCCGAAATTCTGGGCACCTCCAAGGGGGCGATATGGACGAGGCTATCCAGGGCACGGGAGATGTTCGTTCAGATTTATGGGCGTGTGAGCGGAGGAAAGGGAGATGGGATGTCCCGCTTATAAATTATTGCTCTCACGTTATATAGATGACGCCTTGAGTGAGCGTGAGCGTCAGCAGCTTATCAGTCACCTGATGGGATGTCCTTCGTGTGCCACCATGCTGGCTCGTTACCGGCAGATTCAATCTCTGCTACAGCACGTGCTCACGCCTCAACCTTCGGCCGATTTACGTCAAAGGGTCCTTGCAAGTATAGAACGTCGTAATTCGTTCAGATCGCTGTGGAGCCTCCACTTTGGACGCCTCCTTCTCAGTTTTGTGACGCTTGGAGTCGTGGTGGTGCTGGCGGGAGTGCTTTGGCTGGGATGGAGGTGGCCCCAAAGGGCGATAGGCTCGGCTACGCCTCAGTTTGGCTATACAATCTCCCCCCTGAAAGGTGATAGTGTGTCAACGGCCACGCTAAAGACGAATAGTCCTGGTGAGAAGTTAAGCGGTGAAGGGGGAAGGCTGGCACGGGCGCTAGAGCGGGCCAAGGCTCAGACCACTTTCGAGGTACATTTGCCGGAGTATCTACCCCCCGGAGCAAGATTGGAGCGTTTAAATCTGGAGAGCGTGGGGCCAACAGATAGGATCAATGAGGTTGATATCTCTTATGTGACCAAGGATGGCCGCAAGATACGCCTTTGGCAAAGCAGTCGCTCGGATCTGGGAGGAATGCGTCTTGGACATTTGGCTCAAAAGCGGTTACTCATCGGTGGAAGGGAATGGTGGTACGAACGACGGTCTGATGGCCAAAACGTTGTTCATATCCTGCGTACTCGGCGAGATGGGGTGATCATCTCGGTGGATACGGCGGCACCGCTTGACGAATTGATCAAGATTGTGGAATCACTTAAGTAAGAAACTATTCGCTTGGGCTGAGTTTTGGCCAACTAATTTTGATGCAGGAGAACAATCTATGAAGAGGGTTTACCTTGGGATACTGATATTGGCGATCCTACTTGGCTTGGTGGCTGTGGGTTGTAAGGCTAACATAATAAATGCCTTCGAAGGATCTACTCCAACATCTTCAGCCACAGCCACGCCCAGCGCACCTCGAAGTGAGATGCCTTGGCTGGGGGTTTTATTGCGAGATGCTAGCAAGGTCAAAGAGCACGGTCAGACGCCAGCAGTGGCTAAAGGGGCAGTTGTTGTCCGGGTTATCGCGGACAGTCCGGCGGCTAAGGCCGGATTGGAGAAGGGTGATGTTCTTACGGTCATAAATGGACAAGCGATAGCCACGGCCAGAGAAGCGGTAGATAAGCTAAGCGCATTGCATGTTGGCGATAAGGTATCCCTCAAGGTGATGAGGGATGGGCAGGAGAAAACCGTAGAGGCTACCCTGGGTGCTAGACCGAAAGGAGAGAGAAGATTTATCCCTCCTTCCAGTGTCTTGCCAGAACGCCTTCTATTTGGTGAACTGAAGGGTATCGCGCCGGGCGAAAGGTTTGATCATTTCCTGGGTGGACAGTTCGCCCTCACGAACAAGGAGGGCAAGAGGATAGAGGTGAGGATCATCCCCGGCCGGGCGACGGCTGTAAGCTCGAACAGCATCACCATTGATCCTAACGATAAGAGCGTCAGCGGCGGCCCTTATGAGGTGACCGAGAAAACGATTGTCAGGGCCGGTCCGCGCACTGTTAGGATAGATGCCCTAAAGAGCGGGGATCGCGTGATAATTGTGACGATCGAGTCGCCGACGCATGCGGCTGCTGTGATCGATGTAGAAGGGTTTGGTAAACATGTATTCCCTCACCGCAGCTGGTTCAGGATGAGGGAGAAGGGAGGCTGGTCAGACTTCATATCATCGCCGACTTCTTGAGTCTGTTCATCGTTGTGAAAAACTATCCTGTGGCGCCCAAAGGGGCTTCAGGTGCAAAGAAAGCCCGCGATTTTTGGATCGCGGGCTTTCTGTCATAGGGATCTTATAACAGCCGGCTGACCCTCCTAGGAGCGCCTTGGTATGAGCAGCTTTTGTCCTGGTATGATAGCGTTAGGATCAATGATGTCGTTCATCCGGACCAGGTCTTCGATGGAGACGCCATATCTGGCAGCTATGGCTGAGAGCGTGTCGCCAGGTCGGATGATATAGATGGTCGGCTCTGGGGTAGTGGTAGGTGCTGGACTGGGCAGCAGTGTCGGCGTAGGCATACTGGTGGGTTGGGCTATTACGGTCGCGGTCGGCGTCGGTGAGACTGTGGAACTGGTCATCATCAGAAGAGAGGAGCAGGCGTGCGCGAGCAGAAGAGTGGCCGATAAGGCCAAACCCAGGATAAAGGCTGGAAGTAGCCAATCGGTTGCTGGCAATCTCCCTCGTTGTCGTTCATCAGTGGGCACCTGTTGTGCTCTCCCGGGGCTTTATATTGAGGCCATTATATCATCGCCTGTTGTTTTTTCTAGTACGGGCTGGTTCTGAACATTTGCTATCAAGCGGAATCTTCCCGGGCATCATTGGCCAT of Chloroflexota bacterium contains these proteins:
- a CDS encoding HAD-IA family hydrolase; the protein is MNRLRAIFFDWDDTLCYVKPHRYDTFGAVLEKFGYNISDSALICAEAAIRSGAILPSEQYVEALCSQLRLPEPVLRATTQAFQERELVKETLLFEDAIPVIQSLRSRGLRLAVVSNNSEQRLAELARQFALTPYLELIVSSEIVGVGKPDGRIFQYALDQLGISADCVLHLGDSYEADVIGARAVGIAPVLIDRRHCYSEVDCPHLDNLADLIPLMMERFDLD
- a CDS encoding MBL fold metallo-hydrolase, with amino-acid sequence MLENIKWLGHAGFKISGEKTIYIDPWQLKREKEPADLILVTHEHFDHCSKEDIAKIRKNDTVIVTIAACAKELAGQIKTVKPGDMLTVQGIPIEVVSAYNVNKFRSPGVLYHPKEDAKVGFIVTVKGVRIYHAGDTDFIPEMRDIKTDVALLPVSGVYVMTAGEAVEAAAAINPKVAVPMHYGSIAGSAADAERFKRLSSVEVQILTPQG
- a CDS encoding HD-GYP domain-containing protein gives rise to the protein MHRLSLGLATYIGSMVLAAIVLLVYCLYTWKATPLPNDLLLPAVFTVLIAVATCYPVMISPRVKVSVATAALFAGLLLFGTPTAIVVAAIGNGLGNIALKRSWYNTLFNASQHAVCVGLSGLTYYSLVPQAIPFSTLWQQNIIAMPLAAAIMYLANTLAVSVAAGLQLRQDPLHLWLTDRRYDAAQHVALFLLGILAAWTARDYPWTIMLVIVPVAIVYLSFKNSLQLRLQTKEAMESLADVVDMRDPYTYAHSQRVAEYAAEIATAMGLSHEEIDLIRSAARVHDVGKIGVRSSILIKPGRLDPTEWAEMQKHPEIGADIVSKFPDFRLGKNFILHHHERYDGSGYPKQIPNSKIPLGARILAVADAFDAMTSDRPYRGALTPERAAFELQRHSSTQFDPQVVSALLKVLSIRPLLREPVVASQSLPAAS
- a CDS encoding RNA polymerase sigma factor, giving the protein MEGEIVQVNEALGRARRGEATAFALIYERYGEAIHRYAYRLLGDQTQAEDIVQDTFLRAFQNISRLRDDSRLEPWLYAIASHACLDLLRRKRLFSWFLLKRGYGGSVDSESNQLSRMAEAELVRCTLAQMPPQYAACLILRSVEGFSVEEIAEILGTSKGAIWTRLSRAREMFVQIYGRVSGGKGDGMSRL
- a CDS encoding zf-HC2 domain-containing protein, yielding MGCPAYKLLLSRYIDDALSERERQQLISHLMGCPSCATMLARYRQIQSLLQHVLTPQPSADLRQRVLASIERRNSFRSLWSLHFGRLLLSFVTLGVVVVLAGVLWLGWRWPQRAIGSATPQFGYTISPLKGDSVSTATLKTNSPGEKLSGEGGRLARALERAKAQTTFEVHLPEYLPPGARLERLNLESVGPTDRINEVDISYVTKDGRKIRLWQSSRSDLGGMRLGHLAQKRLLIGGREWWYERRSDGQNVVHILRTRRDGVIISVDTAAPLDELIKIVESLK
- a CDS encoding PDZ domain-containing protein: MKRVYLGILILAILLGLVAVGCKANIINAFEGSTPTSSATATPSAPRSEMPWLGVLLRDASKVKEHGQTPAVAKGAVVVRVIADSPAAKAGLEKGDVLTVINGQAIATAREAVDKLSALHVGDKVSLKVMRDGQEKTVEATLGARPKGERRFIPPSSVLPERLLFGELKGIAPGERFDHFLGGQFALTNKEGKRIEVRIIPGRATAVSSNSITIDPNDKSVSGGPYEVTEKTIVRAGPRTVRIDALKSGDRVIIVTIESPTHAAAVIDVEGFGKHVFPHRSWFRMREKGGWSDFISSPTS
- a CDS encoding LysM peptidoglycan-binding domain-containing protein — encoded protein: MPTDERQRGRLPATDWLLPAFILGLALSATLLLAHACSSLLMMTSSTVSPTPTATVIAQPTSMPTPTLLPSPAPTTTPEPTIYIIRPGDTLSAIAARYGVSIEDLVRMNDIIDPNAIIPGQKLLIPRRS